One genomic window of Salvia miltiorrhiza cultivar Shanhuang (shh) chromosome 4, IMPLAD_Smil_shh, whole genome shotgun sequence includes the following:
- the LOC131021139 gene encoding uncharacterized protein LOC131021139 translates to MEALFSEFTLLSDQALCDRSFDPSTIEHLMKLFEVEAYKEWAQLELESRNEAQSADDCVEEAEDYLDSVMESAMAEFRQFEEEMNQTCKAEYDSLVGVADAARKMGKTLEKAATFASNKYIDAAVSSAAASMRSAVRAVTSASKKVHPS, encoded by the coding sequence atgGAAGCCCTCTTCTCCGAATTCACGCTCCTCTCCGACCAAGCTCTCTGCGACAGGAGCTTCGATCCATCGACGATCGAGCACCTGATGAAGCTCTTCGAGGTGGAGGCCTACAAGGAGTGGGCCCAGCTGGAGCTGGAGAGCCGCAACGAAGCGCAGAGCGCCGACGACTGCGTCGAGGAGGCCGAGGACTACCTCGACTCCGTGATGGAGAGCGCTATGGCGGAGTTCCGCCAATTCGAGGAGGAGATGAACCAGACCTGCAAGGCGGAGTACGACAGTCTCGTCGGCGTCGCCGATGCCGCCCGCAAGATGGGGAAGACGTTGGAGAAGGCAGCCACCTTCGCCTCCAACAAGTACATCGACGCCGCCGTCAGTTCCGCAGCGGCGTCCATGAGATCCGCCGTCAGAGCCGTCACCTCCGCCTCTAAAAAGGTTCATCCTTCCTAG